DNA from Prosthecobacter debontii:
GTCTCGGACGTTTTGCTGCGGCAGATGTGCTCGCCACCGTGCCGCTGCCCGGTTTCGACAATTCAATGATGGATGGCTATGCCGTGCAGAGCCGTGCTCTTGGTTTTGCGAAGGTGGTGGGAGAACAGCCCGCCGGGGCTCAGCTTGATCTGGTCTGTGGGGAAGGGGAAGCCATCCGGATCTTCACGGGTGCGCCGCTGCCAGCGGGTGCGGATGCCGTGGTGATGCAGGAGGATGTGGAGCGCACAGGGGACTCCATCCGCTGGCAGGAGTCTTTGCAGGCTGGCGAAAATGTGCGCCACCGGGGTGCAGACCTCTGTGAGGGCCAGATGATTTTGAAAGTGGGGGATAAACTGACCGCCGGCAGGATCGGCGTGCTTGCTTCCCAAGGATTCACCTCGATTCGGGTGATTAAGCCGCCGAGAGTGGCGGTTTTGAGCACGGGCAATGAATTGATTGCACCCGGATTACCCCTTTCGGCAGGGCAGATTTACAATAGCAATGGTTTCATGCTGCAAGCGCTCTTGATGGCGCAGGGGATCGAGGACATTTCCTCAAGTCATTGCCAGGATGATTTCGACCAGACCGTGCAGACACTGAAGCAACTGCTGGCCACGCATGATGTGGTGTTGCTCAGTGGTGGTGTCTCCGTTGGCGATCACGACCAGATCAAACCTGCTCTCCAGGCGCTTGGGATCAAACCCGATCTCTGGCGGGTCAATGTGAAGCCTGGGAAGCCCTTTTTATTCGCACAGCATGAGGGGAAACTGATCTTCGGACTGCCGGGAAATCCGGTCTCGAGCTACGTCACTTATCAGATCTTTGTGAAACCTGCCTTGATGAAGAGGATGGGGGCTAGACAGGTTGAGCCCACTCGTTTGCGGGTCGTTTCGGCCCAGTCCCTTCACAATGATGGAAACCGTCCGCATTATCTTCGTGGGATTTTGAAGGAGGGTGCTTTTCGTGTTCAAGGTCTTCAAGAAAGCCATGCCCTTTTTGCTCTTAGTCAGGCGGATGCTCTCCTGCGTTTGGAGGCGGGAGCGACCGTGGCAGCAGGGGAGCCCGTGGAGGTCTTGATTTAGGCGTAAAACCAGAGGCGCTTTTTCGCGGATGCTTTCGAATGTTTAGGGAGCCCATGCTGGCTTTCTCACCAGAGTCGGCCTGTGGTTTGACACTTGGCACCCCTCATGCGAGGGAAAACGGTTTTTTCGAAATGAAGTATCTCACGGTTATCCGACATGCCAAATCCAGTTGGGCTCTGGCCGGCTTGGCAGACCATGATCGTCCATTGAACGAAAGGGGGCTCAAAGCCGCACCGGCTGTGGCGTCCTTTCTCCACCGGACTTATTTTGGAGGTGGAAATTCATCGCCACTCCTCCCTCTGCCGGATCGCTTGGTCTCCAGCACGGCAGCTCGGGCGCTAGCGACGGCTAAAATTACCTTGGAAACGCTGGGGATGCCTTTGGAGACGCTGCTCCTGGATTCCCGCCTTTATTTGGCCGAGGCCGGACGCATTCTCAAAGTGGTGCAGCAGTTCGACGAGAACTGGGCTCACGCCATGATCTTTGGACACAATCCCGGGCTTCAGGAATTTGCTGATCAGATGCTGATGCGTGCTCAGGTTCCGCGGATGCCGACCTGCACTGCCGTCCTGATGGCGATCCCCCAGGCTTATTGGGGGCTGGCCGATTGGGGACAAGCGCAATTGATCGGCTACATCACGCCGAAAACATTGGAACGCCGCTTTCCTCAGCTTTACGCAGGGATCTCAGTCGCCGAGGGCGACGACTGAAGAAAAAAGGGCAGGGGATTAGGCCTTCTGCAGGTAGGTGAAAACGATCACTCCCAAGAGAAGAAAAGAACCAGCGATGAGCATTCCAAGGATCATAGTAAGGGTAGCTTGCCAGATTCCTGAGTTCTGACAAATGAAATTTCTTCTTGCTAAGCAGCTTACTTGAGGCATTTTCGCCGCCCCTATGGCAAAAACAGCTTGGCTTGAACGCGAAAAGCGCAAACAAAAGACCGTCAATAAATACGCAAAGCTCCGTGCAGAGCTGAAAGCGAATGGTGATTACGTGGGATTGTCCCTTCTGCCACGCGATTCCAGCCCCACTCGCTTGACCAACCGCTGCCGTGTGTCCGGCCGTCGTCGCGCTTACATGCGCCGCTTCCAGATGTCCCGTCTCACCTTCCGTGAAATGGCACTGGCTGGCCTGATCCCCGGGGTGACCAAGTCGAGCTGGTAAGAGCCAGATTCAGGTCCAGGGAAAGTCTCTCTGGACCTCTTCCAGGGAGACGTGGAAAGTATCATCATGCCCACGTATTCCTACATTGCCGAAAATCCAGAAGAGGGATGTCCCTCTTGCAAGCGCGGTTTTGATCTTCGCCGCCCGATGGATCGTGCACCTTTAACCCACTGCCCGCTTTGCCGTAAACCGGTGAAAAAGCTCGTCAGTGGATTTTCTACCCCGAAGATCACCAAGCCCCTGTCCATCTCGGATGCCAAGAAAGCGGGCTTTACCATTTTAGAAAAGCGCTGCGATGGCAACTACGAGCGGCTTTAATCTTGCTGCATCGCTCCTTCGTTAGCGCGAAATCATGAATACCTCTCTTTCGATCTCTCACCTGCTCGCCCTGGGCTCGGGTTCTCATGAGGTATTACATGAGTGGAATCTCACACCTGGAGAGATTGGCTGGTCCGCCTTCCTGGTTTTGTTCTTTGTCCTGCTTAATGCCTTCTTCGTGGCGGCTGAGTTTGCCATCGTGAAGGTCCGGAGCACCCAGCTTGATGCACTGGTTGAGGAGGGACATGCAGGTGCGAAAGTGGCTCGAAATGCGCTGAAAAACCTCGATGGTTATCTCTCCGCAACTCAGTTAGGAATTACTCTGGCCAGCATCGCCCTGGGGATGATTGGTGAGCCCTACGTGGCACGTGTGATTCAGCCGCTGATGTGGAAAATGGGGGTGACCAGCGATGCGATCATCTCATCCGTCTCTATCGGTATCGGCTTTGGGGTGGTGACTTTCCTACATGTGGTTCTGGGGGAATTGACGCCGAAGTCTTTGGCGATTCGCAAATCCCTAGCGACGACGCTGGTTATCTGTGCGCCACTGCATTTCTTTTACATCCTGTTCAAGCCAGCCATCTGGATTCTCAATGGGACGGCCAACTGGTTGTTGAAAACGCTGTTCAGGCTAGAACCTGCCTCTGAGAGTGAACTGGCTCATTCGGAAGAAGAGTTGCGCCATATCGTGGCGGAAAGTCAGAAGTCCAAAGAGGTGACGGAAACTGAAAAGGACATTCTGCTAAATGCGCTGGCCCTGAATGACCGCTGCGTGCGCGATGTCATGACCCCCCGTAACCAAGTGATCTCCCTGGATGCGGATGACTCCTTTGAGGCCAACCTCAAGGTCGCTGTGGATACCAAGCACACCCGTTATCCCCTGGTCGAAGGCCATTTGGATCATAGCATTGGCTTGATCCACATCAAAGACTTGCTTACCCTGGTCAACAAACCCTCGCCCGACCTGCGCAAGATCAAACGTGATCTGCCAATGGTGCCGGAGATGATGCCGATTGATAAGCTGCTGAGGTTTTTCCTGGACAAGCATGTGCATATCGCTCTCGCCGTGGACGAGTATGGCGGCACGGTCGGTGTGGTGACGTTGGATAACGTCATGGAAGAGATTGTTGGAGACATCCAAGATGAATTTGATCAGGAGAACAGTGAGTTTCGTCGGGTGAACGATGCGGAGTTTGTCGTCGAGGGGACGCTGAATCTCTATGAGTTGGCTGAAAAGGTTGGTCTGGAGATTGAAAGTGAAGAGGTGACCACCATCGGTGGATACGTGACCCACCTGCTGGGGCATCTGCCCAAAGTGGGAGAACAGGTGATCATTGAAGATTACGAAGTGACCACCTCGAAGGCCAGTCCTCGCCGAGTGGAGCAACTCCACTTCAAAAAGCGTCCTCAAGAAGAAGCATCGAGTGACGAAAGCTCGACATCGGATGAAGAAGGTGACGAATAGCGCTTTCAGTTGCGGTCTCCGTTAGTCTCGGTTTAAACGCTGGCATGAATTTAGATTCTCCACGTCTCGGCATCCTGGCAGTTGTTTCCGGCCCTTCTGGCACGGGAAAAACGACGCTGTGCCGCAAGGTCTGTGATGGTGTGCATGCGGTCTTTTCGGTCTCCTGCACCACCCGCCCACCACGGCCTGGAGAAGAACATGGGAAGGACTATTTCTTTCTCACGGAGGAGGATTTTCTCGCCCGCGTAGATCGTGGGGAGTTCTTTGAATATGCGCGGGTGCACAACCGCTGGTATGGCACGCTGAAAAGCTACGTCTATGACTACCTCCGTCGTGGTGTGGACGTGTTCATGGACATTGATGTGCAAGGAGCCGCTCAGGTGCGTGGTTGTGAAGATGAGCTGGTTATCCGCTGCATGACGGACATCTTTGTCATGCCGCCGAGCTTGCAGGAGTTGCGGCAACGTTTGTTAGGTCGGAATACGGAAAGTGAGGAGGTCTTTGAATTGCGCATGCGCAATGCTGAGGCGGAGCTCCAGCATTGGCGTGACTACCGCTACTGCCTCGTCAGTGATACTCGCGAGAGTGACGAGGCTCGTTTTAAAGCCATGATCCAGACCGAACGCCTGCGTTCGAGTCTGGTGATCTGAGATCGTCGACAGCAAATCTGCCAACCACCTGGTTGGCTGACCACTTCCGTCAGCCACGTCATGCAGCATATTCGACGAGGGCTTTGATCACCTTGCGGCGAGCCACTTCGTCAAAGGCTTCCGCGATTTGGTCGAGCGGAAAGCGGTGGGTGATGAACTCCGCCGAAGTGAGCCGTCCTTCTCGTATCCATCGGCAGAGTTGGGGCTGGCTTTCTTTTTCATACTTCCGGGTCGGCCACTGATGGACGAACAGGTTGAAATTGAAGTCAGCCTTGGACTTATCGATGTGCAGGACCTGATGCGTGAGCACTCCATAGATGCAGTGGGAGCCGCCTCGGCGGAGAAGGGGGAGCCCCTGCTGAAGAATGTCGGGGTGACCGACGGCATCGATGACCGCATCAAGCTTCTTGGCTCGTTCGATTTTATCCCCAGGAGCAAAAGCTGCATCGGCTCCAAAAGCCAAAGCCTTGGCTTGTTTATCGGCGTGACGATCCACGATGCCGATCCAACCCAAACCAAATAACCGACCGAGTTTGACAAAGCTCAAGCCTACGGGGCCTGCTCCGTAGATGATCACATCATCCCCCGGCTGGAGATGAAAGTCGCGGAAAGCTCCCAACACTTCTCGCCAAGTGCATAGAAGCACGGCCTCCTCTGGTGGAATGTCGGCATCCACGCGGGTTTGGATTTCATAACACTCGAACCACCCGTGCGCTTCATCCGCCACGCCGTCAGCGACCATTGCATCATGGTCATTGGCCAAGGTGTATTCACCAAAACCGCCCCAGCCAGAGTCCACCCCTTCCATTTGCAGATCGAAGGAAAGGCCGCCGACGGCGCGATCTCCGACGGCGAAGTTTTTCACCTTGTCCCCCACGGCAACAACGATGCCGACGCTTTCATGGCCGAGTGCGAAGGGAAACTTGTCTTCCATGCCGGGGAAGTTGCCATGCAGGAGCTCGCTATCGGTGCGGTTGCAGAGGCAGGCACACTCGGTTTTGACCAAGGCTTGATAAGGCCCGGGTTTCGGGACAGGAGTCTCAAGGATTTCAATCTGGCCGGGGTGGATGGCGATAACGGATTTCATGAAAAGGAGTTCTGCATTTAGAAACCATTCTAAATGTGGAAAAGGGCTAGCCTGTCGGAGGTTTGGAATGAGGCCAAGTTTTTTGTGAGAGAATTTGCCCGGCTTAAAACGGGCTTGGAATTAAAACGGATTGGGCTTGTGATAGATTTCTAAATTTGGAATCGTTTCTAAATTTGGAAATGAAAAAGCCTTCTGACGATCTTGCTGCCATCTCTCTGGATGATAATTCCACAGCTCCGGGGACGGAGCGCACCTTGGCCATCCTGGAATTGCTGGGAAGGCATCGGGCGGGGTTAAGTCTCACGGAAATCGCGCGAGACTTGAACCTCCCGGTGAACTCTGTGTTCCGCATTGCAGGCACTCTGCATGCGCGAGGCTATTTGCAGCGGCGGGAGGATGATAAGCGCTTCGTGCTGACCAATAAACTGTTTGATCTTTCCCGACCTCAAGTGCGTGAGAAGAGCCTCGTCGTCTGCGCCATGGAGTCGCTGAAATGGCTGCGGGATGAGACTGGGGAGACGGTGCAGCTTTTGTGCTCGGTCAATCACAAGATGACGCTGCTGGAGCAGTGCATTTCCACTCAGCCGATCAAGGTCAGCAGCACGGTTGGGCTGCAAGTGCCCATGTATTCCTGTGCGCCTGGGAAAGCGGTGCTGGCGCATCTACCCGACGCTGAGTTGGAGAGCTTCTTCAACCAAGTCACGCTGAAGCAATTTACATCGACGACCCAAGCCACACGGAAGGCTCTGGAAGAGGATCTTGGGAAGATCCGCAAGCGAGGTTACTCCGTGGATTTGGCGGAAGGGCTGGAGGGGATTCACTGTGTCGGCGCGGCCATTGTGGATGAATACCGTTATCCCGTGGCGGCTATCACCGTGATGGCACCGGCTTTTCGTCTGAAACGGGATGGTTTTGAACAAGCGGGCCGTAAGTGTCTGCAAGCGGCTGAAAACATCACCCGGAGGCTTTTGGCATGAATAAACTCATTCCACTTTTCTTGAGTGTCGGTGGTATGGTCATAGCGGCCCCATCGGCTCAGCAGTTAGAGTTCTTTGAGTCGCGCATTCGTCCTGTCCTGGCTCAGGAGTGCTATGAGTGTCATAGCGAGTCCGGGAAGCAGAAAGGAGGGCTTCTGCTGGATTCCCGACCTGGATGGCAGGCGGGTGGGGATACCGGTGAAGCCATCCTTCCTGGAAATCCCTCGGCGTCCCTGTTGCTGCAATCCATCCGCCAGACGCATGAGGATCTGAAGATGCCGAAGAATGGAGCGAAGCTGGATGACTCCGTGATTGCCGACTTCGAGAAATGGATTGCTGAAGGGGCTTACGATCCGCGTGAGCAGGCTCCCAACGCTGAACAACTGGCCAAAGAGACGGATTGGAGTGCGGTGCTTCAGCGCCGCAAGCAGTGGTGGTGTTTCCAGCCGATTCAGCCCGGTGCCTTGAAAGCCGATGCCTCTGCTCCAGCGGTGGCGACTGAGGTGGATCGTCAGCTTTTAGTGAAGCTGAAGGAGCAGGGGATCGGTCCCGCAGGGCCAGCTTCTGCCAGCACTTTGATCCGCCGTGCCAGTTACATTTTGACCGGACTCCCACCGAAGCCTGAAGAGGTGGAAGCCTTTGTCCTTGAAGCGGAGAAGTCGCCACAGGCTTATGAGCAACTCGTGGATCGCCTGTTGGCCAGCCCTCACTATGGCGAGCGCTGGGCACGGCATTGGCTGGATTGGGTGCGTTACGCAGAGAGTTACGGCAGTGAGGGTGATGCGCGCATTCCTTATGCCTGGCGCTATCGTGACTATGTGATCCGGGCCTTCAATCAAGATGTGCCTTATCCTCAGATGCTGCGGGAAGCGATTGCCGGAGATCTTTTACCCCAACCACGTTTGCAAAATGGGATCAATGAAAGTGCTTTGGGCATCGGCCAACTGCGCATGGTGTTGCATGGCTTTTCGCCCACGGATTCGCTGGATGAACTGGTGACCTTCACGGATAACCAGATCGATACGGTGACCAAGAGCTTCCAAGCACTGACGGTGTCCTGCGCACGTTGCCATAACCACAAGTTTGATGCGATCAGCCAGACTGATTTCTACGCCCTCTACGGCATCTTTACGAGTGCACGCCCCGCCGTGGTGGATGTGAATGCGCCAGGAACAGGGGATGCGGAGCGCGCTGAACTGGGCAACATCAAGACGCAGATCAAGCAGGTGATGGCGGAGGCTTGGCTGAAAGCAGCCGCTAAGCTGCCGGCCAAACCCGATGCGGTGCAGCCGCCGAAGCCTGTAGCGACATGCGCCTGGGATCTTCAAACCGAGGCGTGGTTTACCAGTGGCAATGGGGTGAAGCAAGGACGCACGGAGGCGGGGGAATTCAGCGTGCAGCTCAAAGGCGACAACGTCATCGCGAGGGTGTATCCTGGTGGAATCTTCAGTGACTTGATCTCGCCCAAAGATCGTGGGGTCATCATGAGCAAACGCTTCAAGTGTGAAGGAGGTACCTTGTGGTTTCGTGCGTCCGGCTCAGGTGGCGTGAAGGCCAAGTATGTGGTGCAGAACTATCCTCGCACAGGCACCATTCATCGCGCCAAAGAGTTTCGTGAAGAGAAGGATGAGACACTCGGCTGGCATAAGCTGGACCTCAACTACTGGAAGGGGGATGATCTCTTCCTTCAGCTCGCGACAGTGGCGGATATGCCCGCTGAAGCGAATGAGAATGCAAGTTCCTGGTTTGGCATCACCGAGGCTTTTGTGACGGCGGGGGATGAGTCGCCTCCTTCGGTGGTCGTGGGAGGGAATCCTCTGGATGCGGTCACCGCGTGGAAGGCGGGCAAGCTGACGGATGCTCAAGCGGAATTGCTGGGATCTCTGCTGCGCCAGGGCAAGCTACCCAATGATGTGAAAGCGGTGCCTGAGGCGGCTGCTCTGTTGGCGAAGTATCGGGAGGTCGAAGCCACCCTGCCTCAACCGACTCGTGCGCCGGGTGCCCTGGATGCGGATGGCTATGATGCACCGCTGTTTGCTCGTGGCGACCACAAGCAGCCGATGGAACCGGTAGCACGTCGTTTCTTGGATGGCATCAATCCCACGCCGTACCATCCCCAGGGCAGTGGTCGCTTGGAATTGGCAGAAAGTCTGACGGCAGCCGATAACCCGCTGACTTCACGGGTGATTGTGAATCGCCTCTGGCATCATGTCTTTGGCCGTGGACTTGTCGGAACACCGGATAACTTCGGTCGGTTAGGCGAAACTCCTTCGCATCCTGAACTGCTGGATACCCTGGCCGCCTATTTCCAATCCAGTGGTGGAAGCATGAAACAACTCATCAAGGCCCTGCTCTTGACTGAGGCTTTTCAACGCCGTGATGAATCCTCTTCGCCACTCGTGGTCGAAAAAGACCCGGAAAACAAACTTCTCAGCCACTGGAGTGTGAGACGTCTTGAGGCGGAAGCCATTCGTGACAGCATCCTCACCCTGTCCGGCAAGATGGATGAGAAGCTGTATGGCGAGCCTGTGTATGGCAAAGATGGACGCCGCAGTCTTTACGTCGGGGTCATCCGCAATAGCCTGGAGCCATTCCTGACAGCCTTTGATATGCCGGTGCCTTCCAGCACTCGCGGGCGCCGTGATGTGACCAATGTGCCTGCGCAGTCTCTCGCCTTATTGAATGATCCCGTGATCATCAACTGGAGCGCCGAATGGGCGCGTCGAGTTCTGGCTCATTCTGGAGATGAGGCGCGTGTGCAGACGTTGTTCATGCAAAGCCTGGGACGCTCTGCGACACCACGTGAATTGGCGGGAAGCTTGGCGTTTGTGAAAAAGTCCGCCGAGTTTGCCCAAGCTCAACAAGATCACTTGGTGGCCTTGGATCAACGGCGGCATGCCCTCCAGGATGAGGTGCAAGGCATTCTGGAGCCGGTGCGTGCCAAGCTCAATGCCCAACAAAAAATGCCGGAAGCAACCGATGCTCCCGTGCCCTTTGCGGAATGGACCTTTGATCAGGATGGAAGGGATGCTCAGGGACATCTGCCGCTGAAGCTCGAAGGCTCAGCACGAGTCGTTGATGGCGCGTTAGTCTTGGATGGACGCACCGCCTTGGCCCGCAGTGAGCGGCTACCTAAACATGTGCAGGCTAAAACTCTGGAGGCCTGGGTGATGCTGGACACCCTGGATCAAAAAGGCGGCGGTGTCATGACCTTGCAAGATCGGCGCGGCATGGTCTTCGATGCCATCGTGTATGCCGAGCGGGCTCCTCAAGAGTGGCTGTCGGGGAGTAACAATCATCGCCGGACTCAAGAATTCGGCGGACCCGCCGATACAGAGGTGGATAAACGGCCCGTGCACCTGGCCATCACCTACGATCAAGGCAAGGTTATCGGTTATCGCGACGGCGTGCGTTATGGGGAACCCTACACCACGGCAGAAGTGGCGGAGTTCGAAGCTGGGGATGCAGAAATTTTGCTAGGATGCCGTCACGGCGCTGTGGGTGGCAATCGAATGCTGCGTGGTCGTATCCTGCGGGCTCGTTTGTATGACCGGGCCTTGACGGAGCAGGAAGTGGCTTTGTCTCGCCACGTGGAAGCTACAGCGGTGACAGAACTGGATGTGATGAAAGCCCTCACAGAGGCTCAACGCGAGCAGGTGGACAACGCCCGCCATGAGCTGAATCAAATCATGGGACAGCTTACCACGCAGGAGGAAGCGGCGGCCAAACTCAACCCCGAAACCGCTGGTTGGGAGAGTCTGGGCTTATCCCTGATCAACCTGAAAGAGTTCATCTACCTTCGCTGAAGCGACTCTTCTTTTTTCAACTTTTACCCTCAGACTGATTTATGAATTCATGCTTTACGCGGCGTCATCTTCTGACCCATGCCTCGACAGGGTTTGGGCTCGCGGCCTTATCGGGTCTCATGCAGCAGCAGAGCCATGCAGAGATCATCACGCATCGTGCCAAGCGCTTCGCACCTCGGGCGCGCAGCGTGATTTTTTGTTATATGAGCGGGGGAGTCTCTCATGTGGATTCGTTTGATCCCAAACCTACGCTGGAAAAGTATGCGGGTAAGCCGCCGCCCTTCGCGACGGCACGCACGCAGTTTAACAACGATGGCGTCATTCAGCCCTCACACTGGGGTTTTAAAAACTATGGCCAGAGTGGCCTGCCCGTGAGTGATCTGTTCCCTAACATGGCCAGTGTAGCGGATGAGCTGTGTGTGGTGCGCAGCATGACGGCGAAGTTCAGCGAGCATGCCCAGGGCAATTTTTTCATGCACACGGGCTTCCCATTCGTCGGGTATCCCAGTGCAGGGGCTTGGACAAGCTATGGGTTAGGCACGGAGTCCAGTGATTTGCCTGGTTATGTGGTGCTCCAGAGTGGCAGTGCCACAGCCCCCCACGGCGGTGTCGGTTTGTTTGGAAACGGCTTCTTGCCTGCGCAGCATCAGGCCTCGATCATCAAGGCGGATAGCAGCGAACCTGTGAGGAATATCCAGCCACGTGAGGTCGCTGCACTTCAGCGGCAGCGGCTGAATTTCATCGAGGGCATGGATCAAAACTTCCTCGGTGAACTCGGGGCCAACAGTCAGGTTGAGGCGGCGATTCAAAACTATGAGATGGCCTGGCGCATGCAGGCGGCTGTGCCGGAGCTCTGTGACATCCGGGGAGAGTCGGAGGCGACGAAGAAAATGTATGGCCTGGATGGGCCTGAAAGTTCACGGACCGCTTACGCGCGGCAGTGCCTGCTGGCACGTCGATTGGTGGAGCGTGGCGTGCGTTTTGTCGAGTTGAGTTGCTTGGCGCAAAACATTGGCGGCGGACAAGCGGCCAACCCGTGGGATCAGCATGGGGCTTTGAAAAAGGGCCATGGCAAAATGGCCGAGCAGGTGGATCAACCTATTGCGGCCTTGATCAAGGATCTAAAGTCACGTGGATTGCTGGACAGCACCCTGGTGATCTGGGCCGGTGAGTTTGGCCGCACCCCGTTCGCTCAAGGCAGTGATGGACGCGATCATAACCCCTACGGTTTCAGCATTTGGATGGCCGGTGGCGGTGTGAAAGGCGGTATGACCTTGGGCGAGACCGATGAGTTTGGCTACAAGGCCGTGGATAAGGTGCAGACCGTCTATGACCTCTGGGCCACAGTTCTCTACCTCATGGGGGTGGATCACGAGCACCTGACGTATCTGTTCAGTGGTCGCAATGTGCGCCTGACAGACGTGCATGGGCACGTGATGAAGGAGATCTTGGCCTAACAAAAAACGGCTCCAGAGGTGATCTGGAGCCGCCCGGTTTAATTGAAAGGGGCGAGTGCGTCTCAGTGGCCGTGGCCACCCTTGCCGCCACTGCCTTCGGCGCTCTGGCGTTGCGCGGCTTCGCGGTCGAGGACCAGGAGGCTCGCGGGGTCGGTGCCAGCCAGCTTGAGGCGGTCCAGCATGTCACGCACAGTTTTCTCTTCTTCGATCTGCTCGTTGAGGAACCACAACAGCAGATTCTTGGAGGAGTGATCTTTCACCTGCTCGGCCAGATCATAAAGATCATTGATCTGTTGAGTGACGGCCTGCTCCTGCTTGAGGCTGTGCTCAAAGACATCAATCGGAGATTCAAAGCTGGCTTTCGGCTGAGCAATGGGCTTCAGCGAAACCACAGCGTCGCGGTCCACGAGATACTGATAGAACTTCAGCGCATGCATGGTTTCCTCACGGCTCTGGTTAAACATCCAGCTCGCAAAGCCAGCATAGGGGGTTTGTTCAAACCATGCCGCCATCGCAAGGTAGATGTAGCTGGAGGACATCTCGTTGTTGATCTGCTCATTGAGCAGCTCCGTCAATTTGGGGTTCAGTGTCATAAGGATGATCGGGGTTGCGGGTGGTGAAAGGATTCAAAGGCATAACGAATGCAAAGCAAGCTTTGGATGGCTTTGCCCCCTAGATGTTGATGGGAATCAATCGCAGCATTAACCTAAGTGCGCGTGAATCGCATCGGCCACCTGCACCCCGCGCGTGTAAGCTTCTTCAAATAAGGACATGCCGCTCATGTCGGAGTGGGCGAAGAAGATCGGGGGTTGAGCTTGCTGCATTTGCTCGCGAGCGTTGCCCCAGATGAACCCTGGCTCGGGGCGGATCATGCCATGCCCCCAGAGCCAGACATCCACCTGCTGCACATGCTCCCTGAGATCTGGATGCGCCATGTGGAGGGAGTGAAGGCTGCGCTCAGCCCAGTCACGATGGGTTTGTGTCTGCATCCACTGGCGGGTTTGAGCGGGCAGACCGGTATCCAGAGAGTCGTAGTGAGTGATGACCGTTTCACGGGGCACCGCCATCAGGTTCTGGTGGGTGGCGTTCACATACCCCAAACCATCGCTGTGATAAATGACATTGTCCCAAGCGGGGAGCACGCCTGGAGAGGGCGGGAGTTCATCCAGGGTGAGGTTGGTGAC
Protein-coding regions in this window:
- the glp gene encoding molybdopterin molybdotransferase MoeA, producing MISEQEARERVLAAISCSKEESLPLLKSLGRFAAADVLATVPLPGFDNSMMDGYAVQSRALGFAKVVGEQPAGAQLDLVCGEGEAIRIFTGAPLPAGADAVVMQEDVERTGDSIRWQESLQAGENVRHRGADLCEGQMILKVGDKLTAGRIGVLASQGFTSIRVIKPPRVAVLSTGNELIAPGLPLSAGQIYNSNGFMLQALLMAQGIEDISSSHCQDDFDQTVQTLKQLLATHDVVLLSGGVSVGDHDQIKPALQALGIKPDLWRVNVKPGKPFLFAQHEGKLIFGLPGNPVSSYVTYQIFVKPALMKRMGARQVEPTRLRVVSAQSLHNDGNRPHYLRGILKEGAFRVQGLQESHALFALSQADALLRLEAGATVAAGEPVEVLI
- a CDS encoding SixA phosphatase family protein, with product MLAFSPESACGLTLGTPHARENGFFEMKYLTVIRHAKSSWALAGLADHDRPLNERGLKAAPAVASFLHRTYFGGGNSSPLLPLPDRLVSSTAARALATAKITLETLGMPLETLLLDSRLYLAEAGRILKVVQQFDENWAHAMIFGHNPGLQEFADQMLMRAQVPRMPTCTAVLMAIPQAYWGLADWGQAQLIGYITPKTLERRFPQLYAGISVAEGDD
- the rpsN gene encoding 30S ribosomal protein S14 gives rise to the protein MAKTAWLEREKRKQKTVNKYAKLRAELKANGDYVGLSLLPRDSSPTRLTNRCRVSGRRRAYMRRFQMSRLTFREMALAGLIPGVTKSSW
- a CDS encoding FmdB family zinc ribbon protein — its product is MPTYSYIAENPEEGCPSCKRGFDLRRPMDRAPLTHCPLCRKPVKKLVSGFSTPKITKPLSISDAKKAGFTILEKRCDGNYERL
- a CDS encoding hemolysin family protein, with product MNTSLSISHLLALGSGSHEVLHEWNLTPGEIGWSAFLVLFFVLLNAFFVAAEFAIVKVRSTQLDALVEEGHAGAKVARNALKNLDGYLSATQLGITLASIALGMIGEPYVARVIQPLMWKMGVTSDAIISSVSIGIGFGVVTFLHVVLGELTPKSLAIRKSLATTLVICAPLHFFYILFKPAIWILNGTANWLLKTLFRLEPASESELAHSEEELRHIVAESQKSKEVTETEKDILLNALALNDRCVRDVMTPRNQVISLDADDSFEANLKVAVDTKHTRYPLVEGHLDHSIGLIHIKDLLTLVNKPSPDLRKIKRDLPMVPEMMPIDKLLRFFLDKHVHIALAVDEYGGTVGVVTLDNVMEEIVGDIQDEFDQENSEFRRVNDAEFVVEGTLNLYELAEKVGLEIESEEVTTIGGYVTHLLGHLPKVGEQVIIEDYEVTTSKASPRRVEQLHFKKRPQEEASSDESSTSDEEGDE
- the gmk gene encoding guanylate kinase, with translation MNLDSPRLGILAVVSGPSGTGKTTLCRKVCDGVHAVFSVSCTTRPPRPGEEHGKDYFFLTEEDFLARVDRGEFFEYARVHNRWYGTLKSYVYDYLRRGVDVFMDIDVQGAAQVRGCEDELVIRCMTDIFVMPPSLQELRQRLLGRNTESEEVFELRMRNAEAELQHWRDYRYCLVSDTRESDEARFKAMIQTERLRSSLVI
- a CDS encoding zinc-dependent alcohol dehydrogenase, producing the protein MKSVIAIHPGQIEILETPVPKPGPYQALVKTECACLCNRTDSELLHGNFPGMEDKFPFALGHESVGIVVAVGDKVKNFAVGDRAVGGLSFDLQMEGVDSGWGGFGEYTLANDHDAMVADGVADEAHGWFECYEIQTRVDADIPPEEAVLLCTWREVLGAFRDFHLQPGDDVIIYGAGPVGLSFVKLGRLFGLGWIGIVDRHADKQAKALAFGADAAFAPGDKIERAKKLDAVIDAVGHPDILQQGLPLLRRGGSHCIYGVLTHQVLHIDKSKADFNFNLFVHQWPTRKYEKESQPQLCRWIREGRLTSAEFITHRFPLDQIAEAFDEVARRKVIKALVEYAA
- a CDS encoding IclR family transcriptional regulator encodes the protein MKKPSDDLAAISLDDNSTAPGTERTLAILELLGRHRAGLSLTEIARDLNLPVNSVFRIAGTLHARGYLQRREDDKRFVLTNKLFDLSRPQVREKSLVVCAMESLKWLRDETGETVQLLCSVNHKMTLLEQCISTQPIKVSSTVGLQVPMYSCAPGKAVLAHLPDAELESFFNQVTLKQFTSTTQATRKALEEDLGKIRKRGYSVDLAEGLEGIHCVGAAIVDEYRYPVAAITVMAPAFRLKRDGFEQAGRKCLQAAENITRRLLA